In one Brassica oleracea var. oleracea cultivar TO1000 chromosome C9, BOL, whole genome shotgun sequence genomic region, the following are encoded:
- the LOC106315951 gene encoding reticulon-like protein B2, translating to MWKNKKVSGGATVSWVLFELIEYHLLALLCHLMIVSLAALFLWSYVTMFLSAILGLWILSILGGCCSFLTLAYIALVLLFTVPLIYDKYEDKVDSYGEKAMADLKKQYAVLDAKMLSKIPRGPLKNKKKV from the exons ATGTGGAAGAACAAGAAGGTCTCAGGTGGTGCTACAGTATCCTGGGTGCTCTTTGAATTGATTGAGTATCATCTCCTTGCTCTGCTTTGTCACCTTATGATCGTCTCTCTTGCTGCGCTGTTTCTATGGTCTTATGTCACCATGTTCCTTTCT GCTATCCTCGGGTTGTGGATTCTATCGATCTTGGGCGGATGCTGTAGTTTCTTGACATTGGCATACATAG CTTTGGTTCTGTTGTTCACTGTTCCTCTGATCTACGACAAGTACGAAGATAAAGTGGACTCATATGGTGAGAAAGCAATGGCTGACTTGAAGAAGCAATACGCTGTGTTGGACGCGAAGATGTTGAGCAAAATCCCAAGGGGGCCATTGAAGAATAAGAAGAAAGTTTAG
- the LOC106314717 gene encoding uncharacterized protein LOC106314717 yields the protein MIATITLIPAPVDTEGDDRYVWRHGEDKYKPCFSSVKTWEQIRMQHPTVAWSKIVWFPHAIPRFSFITWLTLKDRLSTGARSRAWGCIQACLLCGEPDETRDHLFFACPYYFTVWIDLVGYLLGSHVNPNWSITIASLLSSRRKEIDTCLLKLTFQTTIYSLWRERNSRRHQGHPQSAAHMVRIINKLIKNRISSLRHRRPSFYSDMMQCWMGHTT from the coding sequence ATGATAGCCACCATCACTTTAATTCCGGCTCCGGTGGACACTGAAGGCGATGATCGGTATGTGTGGCGTCATGGGGAGGACAAGTACAAACCGTGTTTCTCAAGTGTCAAAACGTGGGAGCAGATTCGAATGCAGCATCCTACCGTAGCTTGGAGCAAGATTGTATGGTTCCCACATGCCATCCCTCGGTTCTCTTTCATTACTTGGCTGACACTCAAGGATAGATTGTCCACGGGAGCCAGAAGTAGGGCCTGGGGATGCATCCAGGCATGCCTTCTATGCGGAGAACCAGATGAAACTCGAGATCACTTGTTCTTTGCGTGTCCCTACTATTTCACGGTCTGGATTGATCTGGTGGGGTACCTCTTAGGGTCTCATGTGAACCCTAACTGGTCTATCACCATCGCATCTCTTCTTTCTTCTCGTCGCAAGGAGATCGATACTTGTCTCCTAAAACTTACTTTCCAGACCACGATATACAGCTTGTGGAGGGAGAGGAATAGTCGACGGCACCAAGGCCACCCACAGAGCGCTGCTCACATGGTTCGTATCATCAACAAGCTCATCAAGAATAGGATCTCCTCCCTGCGTCACCGGCGCCCATCTTTCTACAGCGATATGATGCAGTGTTGGATGGGACACACCACGTAG